Proteins encoded by one window of Arachis hypogaea cultivar Tifrunner chromosome 1, arahy.Tifrunner.gnm2.J5K5, whole genome shotgun sequence:
- the LOC112721965 gene encoding uncharacterized protein: MSIGKKVMEYAKSRDIKMLSSTPYYVQANGQVEAANKILIALIKKHIGRQPRNWHQTLSQVLWAYRNSPRGSTRTTPYKLVYGHDAVLPININLQSIRVARQDEIPVVDYWNSLYDELNELDDERLRALERVIRQKEIMSKSYNCRVKAKTFAVGDLV, translated from the coding sequence ATGTCTATTGGGAAAAAGGTCATGGAATATGCCAAATCTAGGGATATAAAAATGCTTTCCTCTACACCATATTATgtccaagccaatggacaagtggAGGCCGCGAATAAAATTCTgattgcattaattaaaaaacaCATTGGAAGGCAGCCAAGAAATTGGCACCAAACTCTCAGTCAAGTTCTTTGGGCATACCGAAATTCTCCGAGAGGATCTACTAGAACCACCCCGTATAAGTTAGTTTACGGTCATGATGCAGTATTGCCAATTAATATTAATCTGCAAAGTATAAGGGTGGCTAGACAAGATGAAATACCAGTAGTAGATTATTGGAATTCTTTGTATGATGAGCTTAATGAACTAGATGACGAAAGGTTAAGAGCTTTAGAGCGGGTGATTCGACAAAAAGAGATTATGTCAAAATCATACAACTGCCGTGTTAAAGCAAAGACATTTGCAGTTGGAGATTTAGTGTGA